One window from the genome of Chiroxiphia lanceolata isolate bChiLan1 chromosome 15, bChiLan1.pri, whole genome shotgun sequence encodes:
- the SLU7 gene encoding pre-mRNA-splicing factor SLU7 isoform X2 produces the protein MASGAVVNATPAGGANDVSLEEPKKMTREDWRKKKELEEQRKLGNAPAEVDEEGKDINPHIPQYISSVPWYIDPSKRPTLKHQRPQPEKQKQYNSSGDWYKRGVQENSVATRYRKGACENCGALTHKKKDCMERPRKVGAKYTGMNIAPDEHVQPQLMFDYDGKRDRWNGYNPEEHMKIVEEYSKVDLAKRTLKAQKLQEELASGKLEQVERDHNSEDEDEDKYADDIDMPGQNFDSKRRITVRNLRIREDIAKYLRNLDPNSAYYDPKTRAMRENPYANTGKNPDEVGYAGDNFVRYTGDTISMAQTQLFAWEAYDKGSEVHLQADPTKLELLYKSFKVKKEDFKAQQKESILEKYGGQEHLDAPPAELLLAQTEDYVEYSRHGTVIKGQEKAIACSKYEEDVKINNHTCIWGSYWKEGKWGYKCCHSFVKYSYCTGEAGKEIASTEASLLEEQPGEEEHMTKPKTLMEIHQEKQKEKKKKKHKKSSNSDSEGEEKKKQEKLKKALNAEEARLLHVKEIMQLDERKRPYNSQFEAREPTEEEMEAYRMKRQRPDDPMASFLGQ, from the exons ATGGCATCGGGGGCGGTGGTGAACGCCACCCCTGCAGGAGGAGCAAACGACGTGAGCCTGGAGGAGCCGAAGAAGATGACAAGGGAAgactggaggaaaaagaaggaactggaagaacagagaaaactcGGAAATGCACCTGCTGAGGTGGATGAAGAGGGAAA GGATATCAATCCTCATATTCCCCAGTACATCTCCTCAGTGCCATGGTACATAGATCCTTCTAAAAGACCCACCCTAAAGCATCAGAGACCTCAGccagagaagcagaaacagTACAACTCCTCTGGAGATTGGTACAAACGAGGAGTTCAGGAG AACTCTGTGGCCACGAGGTACCGAAAAGGAGCCTGTGAGAACTGTGGGGCCCTGACACACAAAAAGAAGGACTGCATGGAG AGGCCCAGGAAAGTTGGAGCAAAATACACAGGCATGAACATTGCCCCGGATGAACACGTGCAGCCCCAGCTGATGTTTGACTACGACGGGAAGCGGGATCGGTGGAATGGGTATAACCCAGAGGAGCACATGAAGATCGTGGAGGAATATTCCAAGGTTGATTTG gcCAAACGTACCCTGAAAGCACAGAAGCTTCAGGAGGAGTTGGCATCAGGGAAGCTGGAGCAAGTG GAAAGAGATCATAACAGtgaagatgaagatgaagaCAAATATGCAGATGACATTGATATGCCTGGGCAGAACTTTGACTCTAAAAGACGAATCACGGTTCGGAACCTGCGCATTCGGGAAGATATTGCCAAG taCTTGAGGAATCTAGATCCAAATTCTGCTTATTATGATCCCAAAACAAGGGCAATGAGGGAGAACCCGTATGCCAACACAGGCAAGAATCCAGATGA GGTTGGTTACGCCGGTGACAACTTCGTTCGCTACACGGGAGACACCATTTCCATGGCACAGACCCAGT TGTTTGCTTGGGAAGCTTATGACAAAGGCTCTGAAGTTCATCTTCAAGCAGACCCTACCAAATTAGAGCTCCTTTATAAATCcttcaaagtgaaaaaagaagatttcaaggcacagcagaaagaaagcaTCCTAGAGAAG TATGGAGGACAAGAACATCTGGATGCCCcaccagctgagctgctgttaGCTCAAACAGAAGATTATGTGGAGTACTCCAGGCATGGAACAGTCATCAAAGGACAAGAGAAAGCTATTGCTTGCTCGAAGTATGAAGAGGATGTGAAGATCAACAACCATACA TGCATTTGGGGTTCATACTGGAAAGAAGGCAAGTGGGGGTACAAGTGCTGCCACTCCTTTGTCAAGTACTCCTACTGcacaggagaggctgggaaagAAATCGCT AGCACAGAAGCAAGTTTACTGGAagagcagcctggggaggaAGAACACatgacaaaacccaaaacactgaTGGAG ATCCaccaagagaaacagaaagagaagaaaaagaagaagcacAAGAAGAGCTCGAATTCAGACAGTGAgggtgaagagaaaaagaagcaagaaaaacttaaaaag GCACTAAATGCAGAAGAGGCTCGTCTGCTCCATGTTAAAGAAATCATGCAGTTGGATGAGAGGAAGAGACCCTACAACAGCCAGTTTGAGGCCAGGGAGCCaacagaggaggagatggaagCCTACAGGATGAAAAGGCAGAGACCTGACGATCCCATGGCCTCTTTCCTTGGACAGTGA
- the SLU7 gene encoding pre-mRNA-splicing factor SLU7 isoform X1, with protein sequence MASGAVVNATPAGGANDVSLEEPKKMTREDWRKKKELEEQRKLGNAPAEVDEEGKDINPHIPQYISSVPWYIDPSKRPTLKHQRPQPEKQKQYNSSGDWYKRGVQENSVATRYRKGACENCGALTHKKKDCMERPRKVGAKYTGMNIAPDEHVQPQLMFDYDGKRDRWNGYNPEEHMKIVEEYSKVDLAKRTLKAQKLQEELASGKLEQVNSPRHQWGEEEPNSQTERDHNSEDEDEDKYADDIDMPGQNFDSKRRITVRNLRIREDIAKYLRNLDPNSAYYDPKTRAMRENPYANTGKNPDEVGYAGDNFVRYTGDTISMAQTQLFAWEAYDKGSEVHLQADPTKLELLYKSFKVKKEDFKAQQKESILEKYGGQEHLDAPPAELLLAQTEDYVEYSRHGTVIKGQEKAIACSKYEEDVKINNHTCIWGSYWKEGKWGYKCCHSFVKYSYCTGEAGKEIASTEASLLEEQPGEEEHMTKPKTLMEIHQEKQKEKKKKKHKKSSNSDSEGEEKKKQEKLKKALNAEEARLLHVKEIMQLDERKRPYNSQFEAREPTEEEMEAYRMKRQRPDDPMASFLGQ encoded by the exons ATGGCATCGGGGGCGGTGGTGAACGCCACCCCTGCAGGAGGAGCAAACGACGTGAGCCTGGAGGAGCCGAAGAAGATGACAAGGGAAgactggaggaaaaagaaggaactggaagaacagagaaaactcGGAAATGCACCTGCTGAGGTGGATGAAGAGGGAAA GGATATCAATCCTCATATTCCCCAGTACATCTCCTCAGTGCCATGGTACATAGATCCTTCTAAAAGACCCACCCTAAAGCATCAGAGACCTCAGccagagaagcagaaacagTACAACTCCTCTGGAGATTGGTACAAACGAGGAGTTCAGGAG AACTCTGTGGCCACGAGGTACCGAAAAGGAGCCTGTGAGAACTGTGGGGCCCTGACACACAAAAAGAAGGACTGCATGGAG AGGCCCAGGAAAGTTGGAGCAAAATACACAGGCATGAACATTGCCCCGGATGAACACGTGCAGCCCCAGCTGATGTTTGACTACGACGGGAAGCGGGATCGGTGGAATGGGTATAACCCAGAGGAGCACATGAAGATCGTGGAGGAATATTCCAAGGTTGATTTG gcCAAACGTACCCTGAAAGCACAGAAGCTTCAGGAGGAGTTGGCATCAGGGAAGCTGGAGCAAGTG AACTCCCCAAGACACCAGTGGGGAGAAGAGGAACCCAATTCACAGACA GAAAGAGATCATAACAGtgaagatgaagatgaagaCAAATATGCAGATGACATTGATATGCCTGGGCAGAACTTTGACTCTAAAAGACGAATCACGGTTCGGAACCTGCGCATTCGGGAAGATATTGCCAAG taCTTGAGGAATCTAGATCCAAATTCTGCTTATTATGATCCCAAAACAAGGGCAATGAGGGAGAACCCGTATGCCAACACAGGCAAGAATCCAGATGA GGTTGGTTACGCCGGTGACAACTTCGTTCGCTACACGGGAGACACCATTTCCATGGCACAGACCCAGT TGTTTGCTTGGGAAGCTTATGACAAAGGCTCTGAAGTTCATCTTCAAGCAGACCCTACCAAATTAGAGCTCCTTTATAAATCcttcaaagtgaaaaaagaagatttcaaggcacagcagaaagaaagcaTCCTAGAGAAG TATGGAGGACAAGAACATCTGGATGCCCcaccagctgagctgctgttaGCTCAAACAGAAGATTATGTGGAGTACTCCAGGCATGGAACAGTCATCAAAGGACAAGAGAAAGCTATTGCTTGCTCGAAGTATGAAGAGGATGTGAAGATCAACAACCATACA TGCATTTGGGGTTCATACTGGAAAGAAGGCAAGTGGGGGTACAAGTGCTGCCACTCCTTTGTCAAGTACTCCTACTGcacaggagaggctgggaaagAAATCGCT AGCACAGAAGCAAGTTTACTGGAagagcagcctggggaggaAGAACACatgacaaaacccaaaacactgaTGGAG ATCCaccaagagaaacagaaagagaagaaaaagaagaagcacAAGAAGAGCTCGAATTCAGACAGTGAgggtgaagagaaaaagaagcaagaaaaacttaaaaag GCACTAAATGCAGAAGAGGCTCGTCTGCTCCATGTTAAAGAAATCATGCAGTTGGATGAGAGGAAGAGACCCTACAACAGCCAGTTTGAGGCCAGGGAGCCaacagaggaggagatggaagCCTACAGGATGAAAAGGCAGAGACCTGACGATCCCATGGCCTCTTTCCTTGGACAGTGA
- the PTTG1 gene encoding securin: MATVISFGADNVAPESQLLISPGSSKGKSTHSGGVVCTPLHKNVFSSAAMTCSRRKALGKKAITTSAAMSHSGGKALGKKVNAGPEGTYQPLRRALGKVNTTTGVMSKMPQIKQENQPQIKQENQPQIKQENQPHTANKTDEKTELDSWTSESDKDLAECKEDWAESEEGWPEVENMFHFDPQDFDVFDVPEECKLSNLDLRGVPLMVFPRTYHRQVEEEPTPLPTPELSFTPSLLQAHSDFIASLEKLHFPELPPFPADFYEEQECCNRF, translated from the exons ATGGCAACTGTGATCTCTTTTGGTGCAGACAATGTTGCTCCTGAGAGCCAGCTGCTGATCTCTCCAGGATCTT caaaaggaaagagcaCACACTCTGGAGGAGTAGTTTGCACTCCACTTCATAAAAATGTGTTCTCATCTGCAGCCATGACTTGCTCTAGGAGAAAGGCTCTTGGTAAAAAAGCAATCACTACATCTGCAGCCATGTCTCACTCTGGGGGAAAGGCTCTTGGTAAAAAAGTAAACGCTGGACCTGAAGGCACGTATCAGCCTTTGAGAAGGGCTCTTGGAAAGGTGAATACAACTACTGGAGTCATGAGCAAGATGCCTCAGataaagcaggaaaatcagCCTCAGataaagcaggaaaatcagCCTCAGataaagcaggaaaatcagCCTCACACTGCAAACAAA acTGATGAAAAGACTGAATTAGACAGCTGGACTTCAGAGTCTGATAAAGATTTGGCAGAGTGTAAAGAAGATTGGGCTGAGTCTGAAGAAGGTTGGCCAGAAGTCgaaaatatgtttcattttgatCCTCAAG ACTTTGATGTCTTTGATGTTCCTGAGGAGTGCAAACTAAGCAATCTCGACCTGCGTGGTGTTCCCCTCATGGTATTTCCAAGGACATACCACAGACAGGTAGAGGAGGAGCCAACACCTCTTCCCACTCCAGAGCTGTCATTTACACCCA GCTTGCTGCAAGCACATTCTGACTTCATTGCTAGCCTGGAAAAACTACACTTCCCTGAGCTGCCACCATTTCCAGCTGACTTTTATGAGGAGCAGGAATGTTGTAACAGGTTTTAA